The Impatiens glandulifera chromosome 3, dImpGla2.1, whole genome shotgun sequence genome contains a region encoding:
- the LOC124930852 gene encoding protein PLASTID MOVEMENT IMPAIRED 1-RELATED 1-like — MRSLRHNSKKENRSGDIGFSNPNFNSSNEDLLRYQKNKSMWKWKKLKALNHTRHRKFNCHFFLHVHAIEGLPSVFEGQSLRINWERNDRVLQTRTVVVSHGNANFEETLSYKSSIHANQDQNQHTIRYDSKCFKIYVSTVGFPGHETGIHWIDFSRFLPLTLEELEEKGSGKYTESLNLTGNAKGATLKVSHVYSLMGGHHSVDTNVNMTVFRLLNDNSNPTNHASDVHCVNCGTSSGMFSEVGSVSSMSDDFGTSLEILTPSEPTLVRLTECTHDENEDICDCEEITIIDRGVEFPDNREPEFLEDECNEEKKDLYSSSLIYEEARFIPEPEDDVNESALKEFLDEAENEEKGLLDLPLAIQFQTDEQQRKENHSLGNNIDVKTIELLETQALMEECNLDEQAFSSSTSPSLLRKAKNEARLILQVSIPVVLPIAMGSSIMEILEHWASVGQEKMFTQLDVLMPFEDFNRKKMDETERLSVLNRKPGGEVDSDFVSIEDVAPLAMEKIEALSFEGLKIQSGMSDEEAPSIIRPQLIGGKPTFLNKEEDSDDKQDTQMNDVNELIDLSITLDEWMKLDSGNFGDELDVQTSKIIAAHLDEDAAFVGGTGGILGNIFTVAIRVQLRDPHREFETVGEPMVALIEVERAVIDVKPRISNTISNKPLSGNRDFPLFKIIEVHVVGFATNPMKREPSGVSWLVASGMGKKKKNVFSSHGKSNDSEMQDHIQSRVWSISAHVYGPGAHWKEVATQTAHIRNPDVVFLS; from the exons ATGAGGTCTCTAAGACACAATTCGAAGAAAGAAAACAGATCAGGTGATATAGGTTTTTCAAATCCAAACTTTAATTCCTCCAACGAAGACTTGCTAAGGTATCAGAAGAATAAATCCATGTGGAAGTGGAAGAAATTGAAGGCCTTGAATCACACTCGCCATCGTAAATTCAATTGTCATTTCTTTCTCCATGTACATGCAATTGAAGGTTTACCCTCTGTTTTCGAAGGACAAAGCTTAAGGATAAACTGGGAAAGGAATGACAGGGTGCTCCAAACCCGAACCGTCGTGGTTTCCCATGGAAATGCTAATTTCGAAGAGACTTTGTCTTATAAAAGTTCTATACATGCTAATCAAGACCAGAATCAACATACCATCAGATATGATTCAAAGTGCTTTAAGATTTACGTATCAACTGTTGGATTCCCAGGACATGAGACAGGCATACACTGGATCGATTTTTCAAGATTTCTTCCACTTACTTTGGAAGAATTGGAGGAGAAAGGCTCGGGTAAGTACACAGAAAGTTTAAATCTTACGGGAAATGCAAAAGGTGCTACATTAAAGGTTAGTCATGTGTATTCATTGATGGGGGGTCATCATTCAGTTGATACAAATGTTAACATGACTGTTTTCCGACTTCTGAATGATAATTCGAACCCAACCAATCATGCTTCAGACGTCCATTGTGTTAATTGTGGTACTAGTAGTGGCATGTTCAGTGAGGTTGGAAGCGTTTCAAGTATGTCTGATGATTTCGGTACCTCTCTGGAAATATTGACACCTTCAGAACCAACACTAGTTCGATTAACCGAATGCACACACGACGAGAACGAAGACATATGTGACTGTGAGGAAATTACTATAATTGACAGGGGTGTGGAATTTCCTGATAACAGAGAACCTGAATTTCTGGAAGACGAATGCAACGAGGAAAAGAAGGATTTGTATTCCAGCAGTTTAATCTATGAGGAAGCTAGGTTCATACCAGAACCAGAAGATGATGTAAATGAATCTGCTCTTAAAGAATTTTTGGATGAAGCAGAGAATGAAGAGAAGGGACTTTTGGATCTTCCATTGGcaattcaatttcaaactgaTGAACAACAAAGGAAGGAAAATCACTCCTTGGGAAACAACATAGATGTAAAGACGATTGAATTATTAGAAACACAGGCTTTGATGGAAGAATGTAATTTGGACGAGCAGGCATTTTCTAGTTCAACGAGTCCATCACTCTTAAGAAAAGCTAAAAATGAAGCACGGTTGATCTTGCAAGTAAGTATACCTGTTGTTCTTCCTATAGCAATGGGTTCTAGCATAATGGAGATACTTGAACATTGGGCATCGGTTGGACAAGAAAAAATGTTTACGCAGCTCGATGTGTTAATGCCTTTTGAAGACTTTAATAGGAAGAAGATGGACGAAACTGAgag ATTGTCTGTTTTGAATAGAAAACCAGGTGGTGAAGTTGACTCTGATTTTGTTTCAATTGAAGATGTTGCTCCTCTGGCCATGGAGAAGATTGAGGCCCTCTCCTTTGAAGGATTAAAGATTCAGTCAGGCATGTCAGACGAAGAAGCGCCTTCAATCATTAGGCCCCAGTTGATTGGTGGAAAACCGACCTTCCTAAATAAGGAAGAGGATTCTGATGACAAACAGGATACCCAAATGAATGATGTCAACGAATTAATAGACTTATCTATAACATTGGATGAGTGGATGAAGCTGGATTCTGGGAATTTCGGCGATGAATTAGATGTTCAAACTTCCAAGATTATTGCTGCTCATCTGGATGAAGATGCTGCCTTTGTTGGTGGAACTGGGGGAATTTTGGGAAACATTTTTACAGTGGCTATAAGGGTGCAGTTACGAGATCCCCACCGTGAATTTGAAACTGTGGGTGAACCTATGGTTGCTCTTATTGAGGTAGAGAGGGCTGTCATTGATGTGAAACCGAGAATATCCAACACAATCTCAAACAAGCCATTGTCGGGTAACAGAGACTTCCCTTTGTTCAAAATTATCGAGGTTCATGTTGTGGGATTTGCTACCAATCCCATGAAAAGGGAACCGTCTGGTGTCAGTTGGTTGGTTGCTTCTGGCATGggtaaaaagaagaagaatgttTTTAGTAGCCATGGGAAGTCAAATGATTCAGAGATGCAAGATCATATTCAGTCTAGGGTGTGGAGCATCTCTGCTCACGTTTATGGTCCCGGGGCTCATTGGAAAGAGGTCGCAACGCAGACTGCACATATACGAAATCCCGACGTTGTTTTCCTGTCTTAA
- the LOC124930853 gene encoding ankyrin repeat-containing protein NPR4-like, translated as MEQQLIEAAAEGNVEKLEEIVKKDPLSLDRFLVGRYNWTPLHIAAARNRSDFVSAVLNKTPELIDLLDSRNRTALHVASAKGHTAAVENILVLSSPDLCLSRDIDGRNPLHLAAMGGHIDVLKTLMSKCPHAARVYADQGETILHLIMKRGGIINVDAMKDLVQNVSYDDDDDELLNAKDANGNTILHLAATSHNMVMLNTLLNNKRVNVNVMNMGGKTVMDIVKEMAKDKDKEKIINLLVKRGALTGRDMARGEWLAKQQESLMVVASLIATMAFQAGVSPPGGVWQDDQNGHRAGEAVLAYNYPDTYPYFLRANTIGFVASLSTILLLISGLPFKKRSQMWILVVIMWLTITAMAFTYAFSIVAITPKKGRGPMRRTMYVAIPIWCFVMLLLFVFHSIRLLMKIWKDQKNRRWIPNANEVY; from the exons atggaaCAGCAGCTAATCGAAGCAGCTGCAGAAGGAAACGTGGAGAAATTGGAAGAAATTGTGAAGAAAGATCCTCTTTCACTCGATCGATTCTTAGTAGGCCGTTACAACTGGACTCCTTTACACATCGCGGCTGCGCGTAACCGCAGCGACTTCGTCTCCGCCGTCCTCAACAAGACGCCGGAGCTGATCGATCTCCTGGATTCGCGGAATCGGACGGCTCTCCACGTGGCATCGGCGAAGGGACACACCGCAGCAGTGGAGAACATTCTGGTTTTGTCGAGTCCGGATCTTTGCCTGTCGCGCGACATCGACGGAAGGAATCCGCTACATCTGGCGGCGATGGGAGGGCACATTGATGTCTTAAAAACACTTATGAGTAAGTGTCCTCATGCGGCTAGGGTTTATGCGGATCAGGGAGAGACCATTTTGCATCTCATTATGAAAAGGGGAGGAATTATTAATGTCGATGCAATGAAGGACCTCGTCCAAAACGTATcctacgatgatgatgatgatgaactcTTGAATGCCAAAGATGCCAACGGAAATACAATTTTGCATTTAGCTGCCACCTCTCACAATATGGTG ATGTTGAATACTTTGTTGAATAACAAAAGAGTGAATGTTAACGTGATGAATATGGGAGGGAAAACGGTAATGGACATTGTAAAAGAAATGGCaaaagacaaagacaaagaaaaaattataaatctacTAGTAAAACGTGGAGCTTTAACCGGGAGAGATATGGCCAGAGGAGAGTGGTTGGCCAAGCAACAAGAATCCCTAATGGTGGTGGCTTCTCTAATCGCCACAATGGCTTTCCAAGCGGGTGTAAGCCCACCCGGGGGCGTCTGGCAAGACGACCAGAATGGTCATCGAGCCGGTGAGGCGGTTTTGGCCTACAATTACCCCGACACTTACCCTTACTTCCTCCGGGCCAATACAATTGGTTTTGTGGCCTCACTCAGCACCATCCTTCTCCTCATCAGCGGTTTGCCATTCAAGAAGAGGAGCCAAATGTGGATTCTCGTGGTCATCATGTGGCTCACTATCACTGCCATGGCATTCACTTACGCCTTCTCCATCGTGGCCATAACCCCAAAGAAGGGAAGGGGCCCTATGAGGCGGACTATGTATGTGGCTATCCCCATTTGGTGTTTTGTAATGCTACTCTTGTTTGTGTTTCATAGCATTCGGTTGTTGATGAAGATTTGGAAGGACCAGAAGAATCGCCGGTGGATCCCCAATGCTAACGAGGTTTACTAA
- the LOC124932097 gene encoding solute carrier family 25 member 44-like, with protein MIFRTTEDDSTSETHIPSSDIDWDMLDKSKFFFLGAALFSGVSTTLYPIVVLKTRQQVSVDRISCIKTAFSILRHEGPRGFYRGLGTSLMGTIPARAVYMTALEITKTTVGTAAGKLGFSDSTAATVSNAAAGLSAAMAAQVVWTPIDVVSQRLMIQGGRPYGYNNGMDAFKKIMYSDGMRGLYRGFGISLLTYAPSNAVWWGSYSLAQRILLRRRRKEKEEEKGLRRVGAQGLSAAVASGMSAIVTMPLDTIKTRLQVQHDHQKSEGGKWRSSSSSLSGTVRDLVREGGLGACYRGLGPRWVSMSISAATMITTYEFLKRLSTKTN; from the coding sequence atgaTTTTTCGAACGACGGAAGACGATTCAACGTCAGAAACTCATATCCCATCCTCGGACATCGACTGGGATATGCTCGACAAATCCAAGTTCTTCTTCCTCGGCGCCGCCTTATTCTCCGGCGTATCAACCACTCTGTATCCAATAGTAGTTCTAAAAACTCGACAGCAAGTCTCCGTCGATAGAATTTCCTGCATCAAGACCGCCTTCTCCATACTCCGCCACGAAGGTCCTAGAGGCTTCTACAGAGGACTCGGCACCTCTCTCATGGGTACAATCCCAGCCAGAGCTGTTTACATGACCGCACTAGAAATCACAAAGACCACCGTCGGAACAGCCGCCGGAAAATTGGGTTTCTCCGATTCCACGGCGGCCACTGTTTCCAACGCTGCAGCCGGTCTTAGTGCGGCCATGGCCGCCCAAGTCGTATGGACACCGATCGATGTAGTTAGCCAGAGGCTAATGATTCAAGGCGGTCGACCGTATGGATACAATAATGGAATGGATGCATTCAAGAAAATAATGTATAGTGATGGGATGAGAGGATTGTACAGAGGCTTTGGAATTTCGTTGTTGACTTATGCACCTTCAAATGCAGTATGGTGGGGTAGTTACAGTTTGGCGCAGAGGATATTGCTGCGGCGGCGGAggaaggagaaggaggaggagaaagGGTTAAGGAGGGTTGGGGCGCAGGGGCTGAGTGCGGCGGTGGCTAGTGGAATGTCGGCTATAGTGACAATGCCGTTGGACACAATAAAGACTAGGTTACAAGTACAACATGATCATCAGAAGAGTGAAGGTGGAAAGTggagatcatcatcatcatcattatcaggTACGGTGAGAGATCTTGTTAGAGAAGGGGGATTGGGTGCTTGTTATAGAGGATTGGGACCGAGATGGGTTTCCATGTCCATCTCTGCTGCAACTATGATCACTACTTACGAGTTTCTCAAGAGACTTTCTACCAAGACCAATTAA
- the LOC124929689 gene encoding omega-amidase, chloroplastic, producing the protein MLIAAAASSSSLLRPLHYCGNSTRFGLLSCIRSSSSSSSSSIFTNPFLNCNSNPLRPLFSLSASMSPSYKPEQARAPPALQLPTPPITKFKIGLCQLLVTSDKERNIAHAREAIQEAAGKGARLVLLPEIWNSPYSNDSFPVYAEDIDAGSSPSTAMLSEVASQLKIIIVGGSIPERCGDRLYNTCCVFDADGKLIAKHRKIHLFDIDIPGKITFIESKTLTAGETPTIVDTEVGRIGIGICYDIRFQELAMIYAARGAHLICYPGAFNMTTGPLHWELLQRARAVDNQLYVATCSPARDASAGYVAWGHSTLVGPFGEVLATTEHEEAIIISEIDYSQIDLRRTNLPLLNQRRGDLYQLVDVERTSAAS; encoded by the exons ATGTTaattgctgctgctgcttcGTCCTCTAGTCTTCTTCGTCCCCTTCACTACTGCGGGAATAGTACAAGATTTGGTCTCCTTTCTTGCATCcgctcatcatcatcatcatcatcatcgtctatATTCACCAATCCTTTCTTAAACTGCAATTCCAACCCTCTTCGTCCACTCTTTTCCCTCTCCGCTTCAATGTCTCCTTCTTACAAGCCGGAGCAAGCTAGGGCTCCACCCGCCCTCCAATTGCCCACTCCTCCTATCACCAAG TTCAAGATTGGATTGTGCCAACTACTGGTGACATCTGACAAAGAGAGAAACATTGCTCATGCTCGAGAAGCTATCCAGGAGGCTGCCGGAAAGGGTGCTCGGCTAGTTCTCTTGCCT GAAATATGGAATAGTCCATATTCTAATGATAGCTTCCCAGTTTATGCGGAGGACATTGATGCTGGATCATCTCCTTCAACTGCAATGTTGTCTGAAGTCGCCAGCCAACTTAAGATCATAATCGTCGGTGGCTCTATACCAGAACGATGCGGAGATAGATTGTACAACACGTGCTGCGTCTTTGATGCTGATGGAAAGCTAATAGCTAAACACAGGAAG ATACACCTTTTTGATATTGACATACCTGGGAAGATTACCTTCATCGAATCCAAGACTCTTACAGCAGGGGAAACTCCTACTATTGTGGATACAG AGGTTGGACGCATTGGCATTGGAATCTGTTACGACATCAGGTTTCAGGAACTAGCCATGATATATGCAGCTAGAG GAGCTCACTTGATTTGCTATCCGGGGGCATTTAACATGACAACTGGACCATTGCATTGGGAACTGTTGCAGAGAGCAAG GGCAGTAGATAATCAG TTATATGTGGCAACTTGTTCTCCTGCACGTGATGCTAGTGCTGGATACGTGGCTTGGGGTCATTCCACTCTTGTTGGACCC TTTGGAGAAGTATTGGCTACTACTGAACATGAAGAGGCCATCATCATATCAGAGATTGACTATTCCCAAATTGATCTCAGAAG GACAAATCTCCCACTGCTAAACCAACGTCGTGGAGATCTTTACCAGTTGGTGGATGTTGAAAGAACATCGGCTGCATCCTAA
- the LOC124932109 gene encoding protein BIG GRAIN 1-like B, producing MFSWEKSVRGDKSKKHQANPPLSSTLPSFSSTLLDEIYHSIDAGTVKRDGLKLPRDRLTTREQINDGTVTTTTKIKKPVSVKDEETDNRRRAYRVEKWMENKVHHDKISTRRRQSLPDYDRTFFTSSWSSSDSSSGGETESPAMYKPRSSCFTGAPISVRTSTNPTHSEKTPKYSKHTSNKSYPFDSRNEDIETKSKLSALKMYNNLKKVKQPISPGIRLTSFLNSLFSHGNGKKTKQRNEDDVVYVERRSKPAAKQTSTSSISACSSSSSYYRSCLTNKTGSSVKEKKPVNNNNNNNNNNIPGAKRTVRFDPVSVIVDEDDAGSDASSDLFELDHLAFMGSYDNIRDYNQELPVYETTRVGSIYGRRIHS from the coding sequence atgttttcttgGGAGAAATCAGTAAGGGGAGACAAATCTAAAAAACATCAGGCGAACCCACCATTGTCATCCACCCTTCCGTCCTTTTCTTCCACCCTTCTCGACGAAATTTACCACTCAATCGACGCCGGCACCGTTAAACGCGACGGGCTGAAGCTTCCCAGGGACAGATTAACGACGAGAGAACAGATCAATGACGGCACCGTGACCACCACGACGAAGATCAAGAAGCCCGTCAGCGTTAAAGATGAAGAGACTGACAATCGCCGGCGAGCATATCGGGTCGAAAAATGGATGGAGAATAAAGTACATCATGATAAGATCTCCACTCGCCGCCGACAATCACTGCCTGATTATGATCGTACGTTTTTCACCTCTTCATGGAGCTCGTCGGATTCTAGCTCCGGCGGAGAAACAGAGTCTCCGGCAATGTATAAACCAAGAAGTTCTTGTTTCACGGGAGCTCCAATATCGGTGAGGACATCTACAAATCCTACCCATTCGGAAAAAACACCCAAATACTCCAAACACACATCAAACAAATCCTACCCGTTCGATTCAAGGAATGAGGACATTGAAACAAAATCAAAGCTCAGTGCTTTGAAGATGTACAACAATTTAAAGAAGGTGAAGCAGCCAATCTCTCCTGGGATTCGGCTTACAAGTTTCTTGAATTCTCTCTTCAGCCATGGAAATGGAAAGAAGACAAAACAGAGGAACGAAGACGACGTCGTATATGTCGAGAGACGATCAAAACCAGCTGCAAAACAAACCTCGACGTCATCAATATCGGCATGTTCATCGTCTTCTTCATACTACCGGTCATGCCTAACAAATAAAACCGGATCCTCTGTTAAAGAAAAGAAACccgttaataataataataataataataataataatatcccCGGGGCGAAAAGAACGGTTAGATTTGACCCGGTTAGTGTGATCGTTGATGAGGACGATGCGGGTAGTGATGCAAGTTCGGATCTTTTCGAGCTTGATCATTTGGCATTCATGGGATCCTATGACAACATCAGAGATTATAACCAAGAACTTCCTGTTTACGAAACAACTCGGGTTGGATCCATATACGGGCGGCGGAttcattcttaa
- the LOC124932208 gene encoding mechanosensitive ion channel protein 10-like encodes MDSNAKSSSPMNIPSQDHGNGVSNPVFGEDDFKAVKGAEEQPQPPPPITKCPSPEIVGGFSPSANRPPRIPTTDSLTRRKTFVRSVLSKPKTRFGEQQLPVDSNLMDEIGTTLQENAQENAFSPTVSLSNRASPLNNLMPSRSNSLREAIRSLSLTPKAAGLVGEDEAEIIYKKVDSQRKLKIQRVKKKVLVEWVVFLLITGSLIASLTLHKLKNCVVWGLEIWKWCLLVLVTFSGMLVTKWFINIIVFLIEKNFLFKRKVLYFVHGMKHSVQVFIWLSLILICWISFFKYEVQRSAQTSKFLDFITWTLVTLLIGSVLWMLKTFLLKILASSFHVRTFFDRIQEALFNQYILRTLSGPPVMELARMVGRSNSADSQLNLQRKKKKTEAKVKEVVDMNKLYQMKQEKVSAWTMKVLVDAISKYGLSTISFSNALDENYFDGEGEQADNEITNEMEAIAAAYHIFVNVAKPGSKVIDDEDLRRFMIKEEVEVVFPLMETSDAGQIDKKSLTDWVVKAYQSRKALGHALSDTKTAVKQLNKLLTAILLIIIFIIWINMTEIASTKALVFLSSQILVAAFIFKNMCKTIFEALIFVFVMHPFDVGDRCVIDGIQMTVEEMNILSTVFLRFDNEMIYYPNAVLAMKPISNFYRSPDMGDSMEFSIDFFTPLEKIGAMKEKIKIHLEKNSHHWHPNHNLVVKEIENVNKLKMALFFNHTMNFQLYGEKTRRKTELILEMKKIFEELEIKYHLLPQQVHLLGSAQTSSNVAAT; translated from the exons ATGGATTCCAATGCTAAGTCATCATCCCCTATGAACATACCAAGTCAAGATCACGGGAATGGAGTTTCAAATCCAGTTTTCGGTGAGGATGATTTCAAGGCTGTCAAGGGTGCTGAGGAGCAGCCACAGCCACCACCACCTATTACAAAATGCCCTTCACCGGAAATTGTCGGTGGTTTCAGTCCAAGTGCAAACAGACCCCCCAGAATCCCCACTACAGATTCTCTTACCAGAAGAAAGACATTCGTAAGGTCAGTTCTTTCGAAACCCAAGACTAGATTcggtgaacagcaacttcctgTTGATTCAAATCTCATGGATGAAATCGGCACAACCTTACAAGAAAATGCTCAAGAGAATGCATTCTCCCCAACCGTAAGTTTGTCCAACCGTGCTTCTCCTCTGAACAATTTAATGCCTTCTAGGAGTAACAGTCTGAGGGAAGCCATTAGATCACTTTCCTTGACTCCCAAAGCAGCGGGCCTGGTTGGAGAGGATGAAGCTGAGATAATCTACAAGAAAGTCGATAGCCAGCGTAAATTGAAGATCCAAAGAGTGAAAAAGAAAGTTTTAGTGGAATGGGTTGTCTTCTTGCTCATCACTGGTAGCCTGATTGCTAGTTTAACACTCCATAAACTGAAGAATTGTGTAGTTTGGGGTTTGGAAATCTGGAAATGGTGTTTGCTAGTTCTCGTGACGTTTTCTGGGATGTTAGTTACCAAATGGTTCATTAACATTATCGTCTTCTTAATTGAGAAAAACTTTCTGTTTAAAAGGAAAGTCTTATACTTTGTTCATGGTATGAAGCATAGTGTCCAGGTCTTTATATGGCTCAGTTTGATCCTCATTTGCTGGATTTCCTTTTTCAAATACGAAGTCCAAAGATCGGCGCAAACGTCTAAATTTCTAGATTTCATCACTTGGACGCTTGTGACCCTGCTCATCGGTTCTGTCTTGTGGATGTTGAAAACGTTTCTTCTCAAGATATTGGCATCGTCTTTCCATGTCAGAACCTTCTTCGACAGGATTCAAGAAGCACTGTTCAACCAATACATTCTCAGGACGCTTTCGGGGCCTCCGGTTATGGAGTTGGCTCGAATGGTGGGGAGATCGAACAGTGCCGATAGTCAATTGAACCTTCAACgtaagaagaagaaaaccgaAGCTAAGGTGAAAGAGGTGGTTGATATGAACAAACTATATCAAATGAAACAGGAAAAGGTATCGGCCTGGACAATGAAGGTTCTTGTCGATGCCATTTCGAAATATGGGTTGTCCACGATTTCCTTTTCCAATGCCCTCgatgaaaattattttgacgGAGAAGGAGAACAGGCGGATAATGAGATCACAAACGAGATGGAAGCGATTGCTGCTGCTTATCATATTTTCGTTAATGTAGCAAAGCCAGGCAGCAA ggtTATTGATGATGAAGATCTGAGAAGATTCATGATTAAGGAAGAGGTTGAAGTTGTGTTTCCACTAATGGAAACATCTGACGCTGGACAAATTGATAAGAAATCTTTGACAGATTGGGTG GTGAAAGCATATCAAAGCCGAAAAGCTTTAGGACATGCTCTTTCAGACACTAAAACAGCCGTGAAACAACTAAACAAACTTCTAACCGCAATTCTTCTCATAATCATCTTCATCATATGGATTAACATGACGGAGATTGCCTCAACCAAAGCACTTGTATTCCTCTCGTCGCAGATTTTAGTGGCAGCCTTCATTTTCAAGAACATGTGCAAGACCATCTTCGAGGCTCTCATTTTTGTATTCGTTATGCATCCTTTTGACGTGGGGGATCGTTGTGTCATCGATGGAATCCAG ATGACAGTTGAAGAGATGAATATCTTGAGCACGGTTTTCTTGAGATTTgataatgaaatgatttattaCCCAAATGCTGTTCTGGCTATGAAACCCATCAGTAATTTCTATAGAAGCCCGGATATGGGCGATTCGATGGAGTTCTCGATTGATTTCTTCACGCCATTGGAGAAAATCGGAGCGATGAAGGAGAAAATAAAGAT ACATTTGGAGAAGAACTCCCACCATTGGCATCCTAACCACAACTTGGTGGTGAAAGAGATTGAGAATGTGAATAAGCTAAAGATGGCATTGTTTTTCAACCATACAATGAATTTTCAGTTGTATGGGGAGAAGACGAGACGAAAGACTGAATTGATACTTGAGATGAAGAAAATCTTTGAGGAATTGGAGATCAAATATCATCTTTTGCCGCAACAAGTTCATCTTCTTGGCTCAGCTCAAACTAGTAGTAATGTCGCTGCCACCTGA